The Geobacillus genomosp. 3 genome segment TACGGCGAAAACGGGTAATGACCATAAGGCATGCCATACGGGAAGTGATGATAGCCGTCATACCCTCCATGCCAATGATGATGATGGTGATAACCGTATGGGTGATGGCCGTAGCTGCCGAAGTATGGCGGATAAAAGCCACCCATATACGGACCGAACGGTTGAACCATGGAACGCCCTCCTTTTTTGTGTGTCAACTTGCTTCCATGGTTAGGATATGCGCGGAAGAAAAAACGGTATAGGCAAACACCTATACCGTCTCGCCCGCCCGCGCAGCGGCTTGGGCGGCGGCTACTTGCTCGCGAATCTCTTCCGCTTCGTCCAAATGGGCAAACAAAACGCGCGGGTCAAGCACGGTCAACAGCCGGTCGTCTTGCGCCGCCATTCCGGCTACATACGGCGTGCGCTCCGCGGACATGAGCTGGAGCGGTTTGATCGCCTCTTGTTCAATATCCACGATTTCCTTCGCTTCATCGACAATAAACGCCACCGACAACTCGTCGACCGCGGCGACGACAAGGCGCGTCTGGTCCGTTTCGTCGACGGCCCGGCCGTACAACAGCTTCCGCATATCAAGCACCGGCACGAGCTCGCCGCGGATGCGCACGACGCCGGCCATATAGTCCGGCATATGCGGCACCGCGGTCGGCGCCGTCATTTTTTCAATCGAGACGACATACGCGATCGAGACGGCATACTGTTCCCGCTCGACGCGAAAGACGACATATTTGTCCATTCCCCCGCCACCTCTTTCGTCATTCACCAATCTTGTCTCCTTTTTTATCGGCCGATGTCAGCCAAATTTTCACCGAAATTTCATCATCCGACGAAAAAGAGCATCCAACAAGGGATGCTCACTCGGCATTGGCGACTTCTTCGACAATGGCGATGACCATTTCCGTCAGCTTGACCAGCTCTTCAATCGGCATCCGCTCGTTCGTCGTATGGATCTCTTCATAGCCGACAGCGAGGTTGACGGTCGGAATGCCGAAGCCGGCGATGATGTTGGCATCGCTGCCGCCGCCGCTTTTCTCCAGCTTGCACGGCCGGCCGATTTTCGCCGCCGCCCGTTTCGCGACCTCCACAACATGGTCGCCGTCGCCGAACTTGAAGCCTGGGTACATCACGTCGACATCGACATCGGCGCGCCCCCCCATTTCCGCGGCAACCGTTTCAAACGCCTCTTTCATTTTCGCCACTTGCGCTTCCATTTTCTCCGGGACGAGCGAGCGGGCTTCCGCTAAAATATCGACGCGGTCGCAGACGATGTTCGTTTGCGTGCCCCCTTCGAAGCGGCCGATGTTCGCCGTCGTCTCCTCGTCGATGCGGCCGAGCGGCATTTTCGCGATCGCCTTCGCCGCAATCGTAATGGCGGACACCCCTTTTTCCGGCGCCACGCCGGCGTGCGCCGTTTTGCCGTGCACAACGACTTTCAATTTCGCCTGCGTCGGCGCGGCGACGACGATGTTGCCGACCTTGCCGTCGCTGTCTAAGGCATAGCCGTATTTCGCTTGAATAAGCGACGGGTCAAGCGCCTTCGCCCCAATTAACCCGGATTCTTCTCCGACAGTAATGATAAACTGGATTACGCCGTGCGGGATGTTTTGCTCTTTCAGCACCCGGATCGCTTCGAACATCGCCGCCAAGCCGGCTTTATCGTCCGCGCCTAAAATCGTCGTCCCGTCCGTGACGACATAGCCGTCTTGGATCGACGGTTTCACGCCTTTCCCCGGCACAACCGTATCCATATGCGACGTGAAGTAAATCGGGTCGACCCCGTCTTTCGTCGCCGCGAGCGTGCAAATCAAGTTGCCGGCTCCATGCCCCGTTTTCGCGGCGGCATCGTCTTCGATCACCTCGAGGCCGAGCGCTTCAAACTTTTGCTTCAGCACCTTCGCAATGTCGCCTTCATGCTTCGTTTCCGAATCGATTTGCACAAGTTCCAAAAACTCGTCGACAAGACGTTGCTCGTTCACCATCGCTTTCGTCCTCCTATGTACAGATTCCTCTTCCAGTATACCGGAAGTTTCCGCCAGGCGGCAAACTAGACGCTAGAACGGTGCGGGGAAAACAGCGATGGCGCCCGGGATTGGCCGGACGCCTTCTGTCGCTTACAGCGGAATGTTGCCATGTTTTTTCTTCGGCCGCTTCTCGTGCTTGTGGCGAAGCATCTCGAGCGCCTGAATGAGCTTAATTCTCGTGTCGCGCGGGTCGATGACGTCGTCGATCATGCCGTATTTCGCCGCGACGTACGGATTGGCGAATTTCTCGCGGTATTCTTCAATTTTTTGCGCCCGCGTTTCTTCCGGGTTCGGGCTGTTTTCGATTTCGCTGGCGAAAATGATGTTCGCCGCCCCTTGCGGCCCCATGACCGCCACTTCGGCGTTCGGCCACGCATAGACGACATCGGCGCCGATCGATTTGCTGTTTAAGGCGACGTACGCGCCGCCGTATGCTTTGCGCAAAATGACGGTAATTTTCGGCACGGTCGCTTCCGAGTAGGCGTACAAAATTTTCGCCCCATGGCGGATGATGCCGCCGTGCTCCTGCTTGACGCCCGGGAAAAAGCCGGTGACGTCCTCAAACGTAATGATCGGGATGTTGAACGAATCACAAAAGCGGATAAAGCGCGCCGCCTTGTCGGACGAATCGATGTCAAGCCCTCCGGCCATAAACTTCGGCTGGTTGCACACAAGCCCGACCACTTCTCCTTTGATGCGGGCAAAGCCGATCACAATGTTTTTCGCAAAATCTTTTTGCACTTCCATAAA includes the following:
- a CDS encoding chemotaxis protein CheW yields the protein MDKYVVFRVEREQYAVSIAYVVSIEKMTAPTAVPHMPDYMAGVVRIRGELVPVLDMRKLLYGRAVDETDQTRLVVAAVDELSVAFIVDEAKEIVDIEQEAIKPLQLMSAERTPYVAGMAAQDDRLLTVLDPRVLFAHLDEAEEIREQVAAAQAAARAGETV
- a CDS encoding tripeptidase T; its protein translation is MVNEQRLVDEFLELVQIDSETKHEGDIAKVLKQKFEALGLEVIEDDAAAKTGHGAGNLICTLAATKDGVDPIYFTSHMDTVVPGKGVKPSIQDGYVVTDGTTILGADDKAGLAAMFEAIRVLKEQNIPHGVIQFIITVGEESGLIGAKALDPSLIQAKYGYALDSDGKVGNIVVAAPTQAKLKVVVHGKTAHAGVAPEKGVSAITIAAKAIAKMPLGRIDEETTANIGRFEGGTQTNIVCDRVDILAEARSLVPEKMEAQVAKMKEAFETVAAEMGGRADVDVDVMYPGFKFGDGDHVVEVAKRAAAKIGRPCKLEKSGGGSDANIIAGFGIPTVNLAVGYEEIHTTNERMPIEELVKLTEMVIAIVEEVANAE